From Osmerus eperlanus chromosome 16, fOsmEpe2.1, whole genome shotgun sequence:
TATAATTCCCATTGAGGTGTTTATTACCTGTTGCTGAAAGATTTTTTGGATAGTTTATGGTTAGGCCAAATTATCATGAGTCTGATTAAACTGAAATGCCATGCAAAAATGTTAATGTGTTTTTCCTGGAAAATGTTGACATTGCCATTTCAAAATATAGCCACACATGTCATGTTGCTATGTGGAAAGCCATTGCCTTAATCTGTTTCATGATGTCAAGTAACTGGATACCTCTCAAGAACCCTCATTAGAAATCACTTTGCTACGGTACAGCAATAAACCCCATAAAAGAGCAGTAACAGCAATGCCCCTCTTTAACATTTAAGAGAATGGATACCAATTCAGTTAAATGCTAGATTCTCACATATCTCCTAAACGACCTAAATCTCATCCGCTGTCAAATACAAATGATGATCACCAGAGTGAATTCGCGTCACTGCCACGGAAGGGACATGGATCACTCCCGAGACCTCTGGAGAAGTGTGACGTAACAGGGGGATGCTACATAAAGAGGCCCAGGTGTTTTTTCAGAAGACAACAGAAGAACCAGGGAGTGAATGCGTGAGATTTTTGTGAATCTTTCTGATAGAACCTCCAAGCCACCATGAGAGTCCTGCTGCTGCCTctactgctgctgtgtgtgctggctgtTGGCTGGGCTGAGCCCCAGGAAGGTGTGAGGGCTCTGAGGCTGTGTGGACGGGAGCTGCTGAGGGCGGTGGTGTACACCTGCGGGGGCTCCAGGTGGAGACGGTTCCCCGCTGGCGAGGACTCACCTGATGGTCAGTATTCAGCCACACCTGGACAGGTTACACCGTTCTTACAAAAGGGGCGCAATACACCACCTCCAACTGTATTACCTGTCAAATGTTACATTATTTAACGACTGTTCCACTAAATGAGGTAAAGCAAACCATAACAAAAATGTGATTTACTAGATTGCAAGCTTTTGATCTTTGTAATGACTACTTTAACTTCTGCTGCCCAGACAATGTGGACCAGTATGGGCTGAGCACCTGgatggcagagaggaggaaacgAGACATCAGTGGATCCTTGATCAGGCTGTGCTGTCAACAAGGCTGTAATAAGAGTGACCTGTCTGCCTTGTGTTGAGGATAAGACTTTTTCCCATATTTGGATGGCTTCAATGAATCAGCAAAACATCATGACAGTGGCAATGCCTTTTCCTTCACAGAACATGTACAATAAATCAGCAATACAATTCTGTACTGATATctctttttattttcattttaaggAGCTAGTCCCAAACTTAAACCAATGACAACGTTTTCTCAGTGAGAATCCTTATTTCTTTCTCAAGGCATGGTTGCTGACAAACCAAACATACTTTAGTGCAAATAGAAATTACCCTCCATGATAAAAGTACGATGACAGTATACACACAGGTAAACAAGCTAGTTCTAAACAGTCCTAAGGTTGCTTGGATGTAAAATGGTCTAGCATTGAGATGTACAGAATTTAGTATTAGAATGTCTAGGTGAAGCCAATAATTCACCTCAAAATGTGGTCGTTTTGGATGTCATAAACATTTGAAAAATAGAGGACGTACTTTCAAAGCTACAGTCCGTATACacacctttcctctcttctttaGGCCACCTTAGCTTTATACTTTCTAAAAACAACTCTGGCTGCAGTACTACCAAACAACAATGTGTGGAGCCTCTCTGTAGTGACACATTAACCCAGTTCATCAGAAGGTGCCTCAATTAGGACTCTAGGAAACTTCCCAAATCACCTGCATGCTGATATGTTTTGAACATGACAATAAACACATAAAATGTATCGTATTTATGATACCCAGTATCTAAGGTTAAAGAAGGGCATGAAGCCTTTCCCAGTGTATCTGAATCCCATGGCAGTTATCAGTGACTGTGACTCACTCAAAGTAAACAGCGTAGACATTGGCCACGGCAAAGAGAGAGCTGTTCTTGAaggtgtgtgaggagaaggTGTCGTTGGACGAGTCCCACAGACAGCGACTGCCCATGCGCACGTTCTGGTCACCGAGCTGTCCGATGCTGATGAGAACGATGATCTTATAACGAGGAACCATCAGTTCCTTGACCCTGCCCTTAATCACCTGAACAGGATAGGCAGACATGGCATTCTTAACAGCAGTGTTCGACTATTTGGATTCAGCTACAATGTGTGTTCCTGAGTTGAATCATGTACCTCAGATATGGTTTTTGTCATTTGCCGGCATAGGTCTGCCTCATACTTCTCCTCTTGCAAGTAGCTGGCGAGTACATCCTTCAGAATATCATTGACAGTGATGACAGGGAAGCGCCGGTAGGGTCCTAAACCACAGTACAAAAACAAAGGAGGTCAGCCAATTACTGATGAACCACTCGGGTTACCATATGTCTATCAGGAAGTGCAGGTCAAAGTATGAAGGAAATGATCGGCTCACCCATCTGGTAAGTGTTTTCCATTTGAACAGTAGGCCTAGGGTTATCGTCATGGTGACCTGGCTCATCCATGTAAGATACAGTACTTATGGAGCTAGAAGTCAAGATTTGTTAAATACACATGGCATTCATAATAAAACATCACTATAGACTGTGTCATGTCCTAcattaaatattattttacatgtaagtactgtacatgttgaatATAGATAGAGGGTTGGCAGGCAATACTCACTCCTTCGTCCTAGCAGCTGTTTCCTTGGCTTTTACCTCATGGCTGCCAAGGGAAGACACGCTGGCTCTCTTCTTCAAGAGACGAACTGCTTTCTCCTTAGCCAGGTCAGACATACTAACTAGGTTTTTAGTCTTTTCTTCATAGAATGAATTTGGCTTTTCTAGGAATGATTGAGCTATGATGTTTGTTTGTAGCTGTAAACAGACATGATTGATCACTTATTTAGTAGGTTTTATGACTACTGACATTACAATGTGTGTTTATAGTTAACCTATAATATAAGCAAAAGTGGCTTTTTATTTGCTAAGCTAAAATTATAGAGTCAATATCAATTACACATTGTCAACACTGAACAGATAACAGTGTTTAAGAGTCCAGTCCATTATCCACAAATGAAGCGCACAGAATGTATCGAAGTCCCAACGTTCTGACTCAAGTGGAGAGATTTCCAAATGAAAAACAAACCATTAAAATGGAAATCTACATTCTTACCTTTCAAGTTTCATGAACCAAACGGGAAACATTGTAGCCACCCAGAGTATCGTGTTGTCTAGACAACACTCAGCTTTAGGGGAGGAGTTTTCCATTCAAGCGCTAGGAAAGTTTTAAAGGGACCTTTCACCAAATTCATTAAAAACATCCGTCTAGTCCGCTTCTAATGGCTTGTGAGCACAATGAAAACTCAATAGAAACGAAACTCCAACGACCTCCTTAAGGTAATACACACTCTGCAGATAGATACGCAATGAACAACAAATTGAGTCACAATTCAATACCCAATATTCTTCAGGTCTTTATTACCAAGTAAAACAGATAATACATGATATTCATTTTTTATATAATTACTCTTAAAATCTTTGGATGGGAAATGTACATGAAATGTTTGCATATTTAGTGTCCGGCGCAGTGTCCAATGAATACATTACAGACAGAACAGTATTATTATTttagaaaaataaaacaaaagtaCAGAAAGAATGTAATTATGT
This genomic window contains:
- the LOC134037078 gene encoding relaxin-3-like encodes the protein MRVLLLPLLLLCVLAVGWAEPQEGVRALRLCGRELLRAVVYTCGGSRWRRFPAGEDSPDDNVDQYGLSTWMAERRKRDISGSLIRLCCQQGCNKSDLSALC
- the dynlt5 gene encoding dynein light chain Tctex-type 5 gives rise to the protein MSDLAKEKAVRLLKKRASVSSLGSHEVKAKETAARTKDSISTVSYMDEPGHHDDNPRPTVQMENTYQMGPYRRFPVITVNDILKDVLASYLQEEKYEADLCRQMTKTISEVIKGRVKELMVPRYKIIVLISIGQLGDQNVRMGSRCLWDSSNDTFSSHTFKNSSLFAVANVYAVYFE